Below is a genomic region from Thermoleophilaceae bacterium.
GGGCTGCACCGCCGCGGCTGGGAGGGCACCATCATCTGGGGCCACGCGCCGGTGCAGGACCGGCGCGCGGCGCCCGCCATCGGCACGGCGCTGCGCGACCTCGCAGCGCTGGCCGCGGTCGACGTGATCGTGGTCACGCGCGGAGGCGGCTCGATCGCCGACCTGTGGGCCTTCTGCGACGAGACTCTCTGCCGCACGGTGGCGATGCTGCCCGTGCCGGTGATCGCGGCCGTTGGCCACGAGGTGGATCGCACCCTGATCGACGACGTGGCGGCGGTGTCGTGCTCGACGCCCACGCACGCGGCGGAGGAGGCGGTGGGCGTGGACTGCGCGGCCGCCCGCGCCACGCTGCGCCGCGACGCCGCGCGCCTCGACCGCTGCGGCCGGGTCGCCGTGGTCGGGGGAGCGCGCCGGCTGCAGGGCTTCACACGCGCGCCGCGCCACCAGCTCGAGCGCCATCGGCGCCATCTCCACCAGAAGGCGCGCGAGCTGCGCGCCGCCGGCCGTCGCGGCGTGGCCGACCGCGCCGAGCGGCTCGCGCCCGCCTCCCGCGCCGCCGCGCTGGAGCGCCTGGGCCGCTCGCTGGCCGATCGCCGCGCCGAGGCGCTGGCCTCGCACGCAGCCCGCCTGTCCGCGCTCGACCCCGAGCGCACGCTCGAGCGCGGCTACGCGCTGGCGCTCGGCGCCGACGGCGAGCCGCTCACCACCGTGGACGCGCTCCGCGGCGCCGGCCGCTTCGACCTGCGCGTGTCCGACGGCGAGGCGCCCGCCCGGCTGGAAGACTCCTCG
It encodes:
- the xseA gene encoding exodeoxyribonuclease VII large subunit; its protein translation is MTEPLPGFQPAGIEGYPGPFAVGRYARDLQVKLRTFTDVCLIGEAVNVRATGARRTNVYFELRDGDGAVPCAMWSNEFERAGVELRDGMQVVVAGGCDYYPGGAKASPSFAFRVKELRPAGEGDLLARLERLRRKLSEEGLFEPQKRLARTVLPRRIGVVTAEGGAAKRDLLAGLHRRGWEGTIIWGHAPVQDRRAAPAIGTALRDLAALAAVDVIVVTRGGGSIADLWAFCDETLCRTVAMLPVPVIAAVGHEVDRTLIDDVAAVSCSTPTHAAEEAVGVDCAAARATLRRDAARLDRCGRVAVVGGARRLQGFTRAPRHQLERHRRHLHQKARELRAAGRRGVADRAERLAPASRAAALERLGRSLADRRAEALASHAARLSALDPERTLERGYALALGADGEPLTTVDALRGAGRFDLRVSDGEAPARLEDSSP